From the Deinococcus gobiensis I-0 genome, the window GACGCCAGCCTGACCGTCCACGAGGTCGAGGAGCGGCTGGACAGCAACATCGAGGACGGCGAGGGCGAGTTCGACACGCTGGCCGGGTTCGTCACCAACCACTTCGGCGACATTCCGGAGATCGGGCAGAATTTCAACTACGCCGGCTGGAGCTTCACGGTCGAGGAGGCCGACCAGCGCCGCGTGACGCGCGTGCGGGTCGAGCGCGCCCCCGATCAGGACCCGCTCGATGGTCCGGAGACGCCCACTCATGAATAATGCGGCCGTGACCAGCACCAATCAGCCGCAGTCCGGCAACGCCCTGAACCTGAGTCCCGACCCGCAACTGCTGGAGGGCGCGCAGGCGGCCTTCAAGCAGGCCTACGCGCCCTACAGCAAATTCCGTGTAGGGGCCGCGCTGCGCACCTCCGACGGCCGCGTGTTCTTCGGAGCCAACGTCGAGAACGCCAGCTACGGCCTGGGCCGCTGCGCCGAGCAGTCGGCCGTGCAGGCGATGGCGACGGCGGGGGGGCGCGACTTCACCGACATCGTGGTGTACTCGGAGGCCAGTCCTCCGGCGAGTCCCTGCGGCGCGTGCCGGCAGGTGCTCTACGAATTCGCCCCCGATGCCCGCGTGGTGTGCGTAAACCACCACGGCGACGTGGTGAGCGGCCACGTGCGCGATTTCCTGCCCCACGGCTTCCGTCTGGAGCAGCGCGACGATGGCCACGAGGTCGGCACGGAATAAGAAAACCGCGCAAGGACGGCAGGCGGGAAGCGCAGGGTCCCTGAATGGGGGACCGGTGCGCTTCCCGTCTCCGTATCGAGGGGGGCAGCGGTGGCCGGCCCGGTGGTGGCTGCGCGATGAAAGCGCCCACCCCTCCGAAGGGACGACGGACTGCTGAAGGCCGACAGGGAATGGATGGCCGGGATGGCCTATCCCCGGCCAGCTTCCCCTCTTCGCGCGGGCTTCAGTCGTGTACGCCGGCCAGCTCGCGGTGTCCGAACTGCTGGGCCTCGGTGCTGCCGGCCAGGGCGGTCGTGCTGCTCTGGCCGCCGCCCGCCGCCTGCGCCACGAGGTCGAAGTAGCCGGTCCCCACTTCCCGCTGGTGCTTGACGGCCGTGAACCCGCGTTCCTGCGCCGCAAATTCGCGCTCCTGCAACTCGACGAAACTGGTCATCTGGTTGCGGGCGTAGCCGTAGGCGAGGTCGAACATTCCCATGTTCAGGCTGTGGAACCCGGCCAGCGTGATGAACTGGAACTTGTACCCGAGCCGGCCCAGTTCGACCTGGAACCGGGCGATGGTCTCGTCGTCCAGGTTCTTGCGCCAGTTGAACGAGGGCGAGCAGTTGTAGGCCAGCAGCTTGCCCGGAAACTGCGCGTGGACGGCCTCGGCAAAGCGGCGGGCGTCTTCCAGGTTGGGAATGCTGGTTTCGCACCAGAGCACGTCGGCGTAGGGGGCGTAGGCCAGGGCGCGGGAAATGGCCTGCTCGATACCGGGCCGGACGTAGTAGAAGCCCTCGGGGGTGCGCTCGCCGGTGCAGAAAGGCTTGTCGTTGTCGTCCACGTCGCTCGTCAGCAGGTTGGCGGCGTCGGCGTCGGTGCGCGCGATGAGTACCGTGGGCACGGCCGACACGTCGGCGGCGAGGCGGGCCGCGTTCAGCGTCCGGATGAACTGCGAGGTGGGCACCAGGACCTTGCCGCCCAGGTGCCCGCATTTCTTCTCGCTAGCGAGCTGGTCCTCGAAGTGCACGCCCGCCGCGCCCGCCTCGATCATGGCCTTCATCAGCTCGAAGGCGTTCAGGGGGCCGCCGAAGCCCGCCTCGGCGTCGGCCACGATGGGCGCGAAGTAGTCCACGTCGTGCCGGCCCTCGCTGTGCTGGATCTGGTCGGCCCGGCGCAGCGTGTTGTTGATGCGCTTGACCACGTCGGGCACGCTGGAGGCGGGGTACAGGCTCTGGTCGGGATACATCTGCCCGGCGTTGTTGGCGTCGCCCGCGACCTGCCAGCCCGAGAGGTAGATGGCCTTGAGCCCCGCCTTGACCTGCTGCATGGCCTGGTTGCCGGTCAGGGCCCCGAGCGCGTTCACGAAGGGTTCCTCGCGCATCAGCCGCCAGAGTTTCTCGGCCCCGCGCTTGGCGAGGGTCTGCTCGACCATCAGGCTGCCGCGCAGCTTGACCACGTCGTCGGCCGAGTAGTTGCGGCGGACGCCCTGCCAGCGGTCTTCGGTCTGCCAGGTCTTGCTCAGGATCTCGGCGGGGGTGCGGGGCTGTGCGGTCATGGTCGGCTCCTGGCCGAAGGGGAGAGACGGGGCTCCCCACGGTGGGGAGCGCCTGGAGAAGAAGCCCTTCGGGTGCTGTGGAGCCAGTGTGCTCCCGCCGGGCCCGCAAAAGAGGTGGTGTACCCAGGGCGCGGGAGAGTACACCACGCGCACAGGTACACCACCTAGGACCGGACGGGGAAGGGCGTCTCAGTCCTCGCCGGCCAGCCAGGCGGCCAGGTCGCGCCCGAACTGCTCGTGGTGGTCGTGGTGGTAGAGCAGGCCATGAAACCCGGCGGCGTGGGCGGCGTCGATGTTTTCCTGGACATCGTCCACGAAGGCCACCTGCGCAGCCGGCACGCCCATCGCCTCCTGAAGGGCGGCGAAGGCTTCGGGCGCGGGCTTCTTGTGCCCGATCTCGTTGCTGAACACCAGCGCGTCAAAGCGGCCGAAGCGGGGGTCGCGGCGCAGGTGGTCGCTCACCACCGGGTAGTTGTTGCTCAGCAGGCCCACGCGTACGCCCTCGGGCAGCGCGGCCAGGGTGGCGTACATGGGGGCGTTGTCGTGGACACTCCCCAGGTACAGTTCCTCGAACTCGTCGTAGGGCAGCGGAATCCCCGCCTCCTCCTGCAACACGGTCCAGAACTGCGGCAGGCTCCAGGCGCCGACCTCCAGCTGCCGCACGTGCCGGAAGTAACTTTCGCGCACGCGTTCGACGGGCACCCCGGCGCGGTCGGCGACGTTCTGGGTGCTGCGGCCGTCGAAGGTGCCGACGGTGAAGACGCCGCCCCAGTCGAAGGCGACGTGACGGGTCCGGACAGGCGATTCGCTCATGGGGCCACTATGCCGCGCGCCGCCGCCGGGCGCGGGCGCGCTGTGCAGGCGAGCCGGGCCGGGGCGGGCCTCTTATACTTCAGCGGATGACGAGGATGAACGCAGGCAGCCCCGAGTACGCGCGGGACATTCAGGCGGTGGCGGCGCGGCTGCTCGCCCACGAGGGACCCGTGGTGGTCCTGTCGCACGAGAACCCCGACGGAGACGCGCTGGGCAGCGTGCTGGGCCTGACGCGGGCGCTGCGGGCGCTGGGCCGCGAAGTCGTGGCCCCGATGGACGTGCCGCGTTACCTGCGCTTCCTGCCGCAGCCGGGCGAGACCGCCGCGCCGCTGGCCGCGTGGCCCGCCGGGGCCCTGGCCGCCGTGCTGGACGTGGACAACAACGACCCCGCGCGGGTGGCGGGCGCCGACCTGGGGACCTTCACGGGCGACGTGCTCAACCTCGACCACCACGGCACCAACCTGCGGCGGGCCACGGCGGGCGTGGTGGACCCGTCCAAACCGGCGACGACCATGCTGGTGGCCGACGTGATCGACGCGCTGGATATTCCCTGGTCCGAGGAGATCGCCACCCCGCTGATGCTGGGCCTCAAGACCGACACGGGCAGCTTCAGCTTCGACAGCGTGAGCGCCGAGACCTTCGAGTACGCCGCCCGCCTGCGTGCCCACGGCGCCCGCCTGGGCTGGCTGGGCGACCAGATGGCCCAGAACTCTCATTCGTACTACCTGCTGCTGCGCGAGGTGCTGGGCACCATGGAATTCACGCACGGCGGCCGGGTGGTCATGGCCCGCGTGGACGACGCCATGCTGGCGCGCGCCGGGGCCACCTGGGAGGATGTCGAGTCCTACGTGGGCCTGCTGCGCAGCGCCGAGGGCACCGTACTTGCCGTCATGGTCAAGGACTTCGGCGACCGCGTGAAACTCTCGCTGCGGTCGCGCGGTCCGGTCAGCGCCCAGAACATCGCCGTGGCCCTGGGCGGCGGCGGCCACGTCCCGGCGGCGGGGGCCTCGCGCTCCGAGCCCTACGCCCAGGTGCGCCGCGACCTCGACGCGGCCATCACGGCCGAACTGGCGCGGGTGGACGCCCAGGCGAACTGACCGTGGTGGTCGGGGAAGGCGCGGGGGCTGGCCGCAACTTCCCCGGCCCGAGAAGAGCGGGACCCCTGAAGGGCAGCGGCAGACCGCTCTGAGCCTCCGGGGGCCCGCCCTCAGCGTTTCCAGCCGCTCGGCTTGCCCGGTTTCGGGGCCGGGGGCCGGGGGGTCTGTACGCCGATCACCGCGTCGATTCCGGCGTTGATCCAGGCGAAGGCGCGGCGGGTGTTGGGCATGGTGTAGGTCTGGTCGGCCCCGTGCTGCATGAAGGCGTACACCACCTGTCGCCCGTCCTTCGTCTGGAAGTAGCCGCTGTAGGTCAGCAGCCGCCAGCCGTTGCCCCCCTTGCCTCCGAAAAAGGCCACGTTGCCGGCGGCCTCGGCCCGCAGCGCGCGGCGCCCGAAGCCCAGCGCCATCACCTCGCGCTGCCAGCGGAGCGCGCGGGGCGAGAGGCCGGGCCGCAGGAATTCGTGCGCCAGGAGGGTGCCCAGCTCATAGGGCGTGCTGAGGTTGTGCGCGAGCAGGTCGTCGGCCGGCCGGTAGCGGTGGTCGAAATACAGGTCGAGCTGGCGCTGGATGTACCCGGCCGGGTAGCGCCGGGCGTCGGCATCGATGAGGCTGGCCAGCCGCAGCCGCTCGGCGCCGGTCGCCCCGGCCCAGCGCGAGGTGCCGCTGAAGGTCGCCGACAGCCCCGACTGCGCCGCCCACCAGTCGCGGGTCGGCAGGATCAGGCGGGTGCGGCACAGGCCCAGCCGGTCGGCCACCGCCTGCACGCGCCCCAGACCCACGCGGCGGTGAAGGATGTCGGTGGCGGTGTTGTCGCTCCACTGGATCATGCGGGTGGACAGGTCGCGCACGTTCATGCCGTCGAAGGGATAGGCCCCCAGACTCTGGCTGCCGCGCGTCACGTCGAAGCGTTCGGTCGGCGAGAGGCGCCCGGCATCGAACTCGCGCAGCAGGGCCCACAGCACCGCCTGTTTGTAGGTGCTCGCCAGCGGAAACACGCTGTCGGGGTTGGTGCCCACCGCCCGGATCACCCCCAGCGTCTCCGGATCAATCTCCGCGACCCACAGCCCCAGCCGTCCGCTCAGGGGCAGCGGGGGGGCGGGCGCTTTGGCGGCGGCGGGTGCGCCCGTCAGGCAGCCCCTGGGACCGCGGAGTTCCGGCAAGGGCGCGCGGCTCAGGGGGGTGCCGGTGGGGCTGGTGCCCGGCGTGGTGGCCGCGACGTTCGGGCTCAGGGCCGCCGGGACGGACACAGGGGAGACGGCGCTGGGCGCGGCTGCCGGACCGGCCGGCGCGGCGACCTTCCCCGGGTCCCGGTGGGCGGCAGGCTGCTGACAGGCGCTCAGGCCCAGGGCCAGCGCGGCGGCCAGCACCTGCCGCGCGGCTCCCGGGCGGCCCGGAAAGGTCGGACGCAAAGACGGACCTAGCGGGGGGGTTCCAGCGCCACGCCGTAGGCTCCGGGGCCGGCGTGCGTGGCGACGACCGCGCCGATCTCGTGCGCGCCTAGGTTCTCGAAGGCCGCGCCGCCGAGGCCGGCCGCCAGCTCCTGCGCCGCCGCCTCGCCGCCCGCCGTATACAGGAAGGCGGCCCGCGCCCCGCCGTGCCGCGCGATGTACCCGGCCGTGTGGGCATGGAGTTCCTGCAGGGCCTTCTTGCTGCCGCGTGCCCGGCCTCCGCTCTCGACACGGCCGCCCTGCACCACCAGCAGCGGCTTGATGTTCAGCAGGCTGCCCAGCAGCGCCGCTCCCCCGCCGATGCGCCCGTTGATGCGCAGGAAGTCGAGCGTGTCGACCGTGAAGCGCAGGTCGGCGTCGGGCGCGACCTTGTCCAGCGCGGCCACGATCTCGGCCATGCTGCGGCCCTCGCGGGCCAGTTCGGCGGCGCGGATGACGCGCAGGCCCAGCCCCATGCTCACGGTCCGGCTGTCGATCACCGTGACCCGGCCGCCGAACTCCTGCGCGGCCAGCTGCGCGCTGCCTACCGTGCCCGACAGCTGGCTGCTGATATGAATGCTCAGGACCTCGTCGGCGCTCTCCAGGGCCTCGCGGTACACGGCCGCGAATTCGGCGGGGCTGGGCTGCGAGGTGCTGGGGGTCTTTTTACCTGCGCGGACGCCCGCGAACAGCTCGGCGGGCCGGATTTCCAGGCCGTCCTTGTGCATCTTGCCGTCGAACAGCACATACAGAGGCACGCTGCGGACGCCGTACTGTCCGCACAGCTGCGGACTCAGGTCACTCGTCGAATCGGTGACGATGGCGATGGTCATATCCCGCATCCTAGAGCATTTGGCAAAAGAGACGCGGCCGACAAAGAAGGGGGCGCGCGGCCTACATTGGCCGCGCGCCCCGTCAGGACCGGCTCAGTCTTTCTTCTTGGGCTGCCACTTCTTGCGGCTGCCCGCGCCGGGTTCGCTGGTCGCCCGCGCGCCTTCCTCCAACAGGTTTTCCCCGACCTGCTCGAGGTGGACATGCTCGGTGATGGGGGCCAGGGAGGCCTCGGGGGCGACGGGGACCTCCGGGCTGGCCTGGCCCGGCGCGGTGTCGGCGGCACCGGGGTCGGCCACCGGCGCGGGGGTGGTCGGCTCAGCCGTGGTCCGGGTGTCGGCCGGGGCCGCTGCCCTGGGGGACCACTTCTTGCGTTCGGTGGTCGGCACGGGCGCGGTCGGCGTGGTGTCCTCGGGACTGGTTCCGGCGGGAGCCGTCGCCTCGGCCTTGGCTCTGGGGGTCCAGGCCTTGCGCGCCGGGGCCGGGGCCGGGTCTCCAGGCGCAGCGTTCCCGGGGACCGGCGCTTCCGCTTCGGATGCAGGCACGGGCGCGGCGCTCACGTCGTCGGCCTTCGCCCTGGGGGTCCAGGCCTTGCGGGCCGGAGCGGTGTCTGTCGGGGCAGCGGCGGGCGCAGTCTGGGCCACGTCGTCGCTGGCCTGGGCCGCTTTCGGCTTCCATGCCTTGCGGCCGGAGTCGCCCGCCGTTGCGGGTGCGGGCGCAGTGGGAAGGTCCTGTGCCGGGGCCGTGCCTGCCACGTCGTCGCCGGCCGCTTTGGGGTTCCACGCTTTGCGGGCGGGGACTAGCCCGGTTGGCGCGACGTCGGCCGGGGCTGCTGGGGCCGTGCCTGCCACGTCGTCGCGTTTGGGCTTCCAGCTCTTGCGGGGGGCGGCGGCCTCGGGGTGCGCGGCCTGGGCCTCGGGCTGCACGCCGCTCTCGGCGCTCGCCTGCACCGGGCTGCCCGGCTGGGGCCCCTGCACATCCGCGCCCGTCTCGCCCACGGCCAGCCCCGGTCCCCCGGCGGCAGGCAGGTCGCCCGTGCGGTGCATGGGAAGGCGGGCATTGGGGGCACTGACCACCTCGGGCTGCTCGGTAGGGGCCGCGTCGGCGTCGGGGCCGGTCGGGGCCACGGCCACGCCCGTCGCCTTCTGCATGCTTTCCAGCATCAGCTCGGCCACGTCCTTCACCACGATGTCGTCGCGCTTCTGCTTCTCGGGCGTGCTGTTCAGCATCGCCTTGCAGAAGGGGCAGCCCACCGCCACCACCTTGCCGCTGCGCTCGAATTCGGCGCTCGCCTCGGCGGCGGTGTCCAGCCGGGCCTGCAACTCGCGGAAACGGTTGTCGCTCACGCGCTCGCGGCCTTCTTCCTCTTCCTTCCAGAACTGCGCGCCGCCCGCCCCGCAGCAAAAGGAGTTGTCGCGCTCGCGCTCCAGGCTCAGGACCTCGCCCGCCATCTTGGAGATCAGCTCGCGCGGCGCGTCGTACACGCCGTTGTGGCGGCCCAGGTAGCAGGGGTCGTGGTAGGTGACGTGGTCGCCCAGTTCCGCCAGGGGCAGTTTTCCGGCGGCCACCAGCGTCTCCAGGTACTCGGTGTGGTGGACCGTGCGGTAGTCGCCGCCGAGCTGCTTGTACTCGTGCCCGATGGCGTTCATGCAGTGCGGGCAGGTCGCCACGATGAGCTTGGGGCGCACCGTGTTCAGCGTCTCGACGTTCTCGGCCGCCAGCGTCTGGTACAGGAACTCGTTGCCCGCGCGCCGGGCACTGTCGCCCGTACAGGCCTCCTTCTTGCCCAGCACGGCGTAGTTCACGCCCGCCTTGTCGAGCAGCTGCACGAAGGAGCGGGCCACCTTCTGCGCGCCGGGGTCGTAGGCCGCCGCGCAGCCCACCCAGTAGATGACGTCGGGTTCGGGGTTCTCGTCGATGGTCGGAACCTTGAGGCCCTCGGCCCATTCCAGGCGCTTGTCGCGGCTGATCCCCCAGGGGTTCGAGGTGCGCTCCATGCCCCGGAAGGCCGTCTGGAGCTGCGCCGGGAACTCGCCCGCCACCATGACCTGATGCCGGCGGATGTCGATGATGTCGAGCATCTGCTCGTCCTGCACCGGGCACACCTGCATGCACGCGCCGCAGGTCGTGCAGGCCCACACCGATTCCTCGTTGATGGCGAATTCCAGCAGGGGGTGGGCCGTGCTCGCGCCGCCCTCGTAGGCCGCAGGCCGCAGCGTGAAGGGGCTGGGGTGAGCCGCGATCACGTTGAGTTCCATGCGCTTGTTGATCTCCAGCGCGGCGGGCGAGAGCGCCTTGCCGGTCGCGTTCGCCGGGCACACGTCCTGGCAGCGGTTGCACTGGATACACGAGTAGGCGTCGAGCAGCCGGGGCCACTCCAGGTCTTCGAGTTTTTCGGCGCCCAGCTTGGGTTCCTCGGCCTCCATCGCCTCTTCCAGACCCTTCATGGGCGGCAGGACGCCGCTGCCCACCGGGCGCTTGAGGGCGT encodes:
- the cdd gene encoding cytidine deaminase yields the protein MNNAAVTSTNQPQSGNALNLSPDPQLLEGAQAAFKQAYAPYSKFRVGAALRTSDGRVFFGANVENASYGLGRCAEQSAVQAMATAGGRDFTDIVVYSEASPPASPCGACRQVLYEFAPDARVVCVNHHGDVVSGHVRDFLPHGFRLEQRDDGHEVGTE
- the aceA gene encoding isocitrate lyase, which produces MTAQPRTPAEILSKTWQTEDRWQGVRRNYSADDVVKLRGSLMVEQTLAKRGAEKLWRLMREEPFVNALGALTGNQAMQQVKAGLKAIYLSGWQVAGDANNAGQMYPDQSLYPASSVPDVVKRINNTLRRADQIQHSEGRHDVDYFAPIVADAEAGFGGPLNAFELMKAMIEAGAAGVHFEDQLASEKKCGHLGGKVLVPTSQFIRTLNAARLAADVSAVPTVLIARTDADAANLLTSDVDDNDKPFCTGERTPEGFYYVRPGIEQAISRALAYAPYADVLWCETSIPNLEDARRFAEAVHAQFPGKLLAYNCSPSFNWRKNLDDETIARFQVELGRLGYKFQFITLAGFHSLNMGMFDLAYGYARNQMTSFVELQEREFAAQERGFTAVKHQREVGTGYFDLVAQAAGGGQSSTTALAGSTEAQQFGHRELAGVHD
- a CDS encoding HAD family hydrolase codes for the protein MSESPVRTRHVAFDWGGVFTVGTFDGRSTQNVADRAGVPVERVRESYFRHVRQLEVGAWSLPQFWTVLQEEAGIPLPYDEFEELYLGSVHDNAPMYATLAALPEGVRVGLLSNNYPVVSDHLRRDPRFGRFDALVFSNEIGHKKPAPEAFAALQEAMGVPAAQVAFVDDVQENIDAAHAAGFHGLLYHHDHHEQFGRDLAAWLAGED
- a CDS encoding DHH family phosphoesterase, yielding MTRMNAGSPEYARDIQAVAARLLAHEGPVVVLSHENPDGDALGSVLGLTRALRALGREVVAPMDVPRYLRFLPQPGETAAPLAAWPAGALAAVLDVDNNDPARVAGADLGTFTGDVLNLDHHGTNLRRATAGVVDPSKPATTMLVADVIDALDIPWSEEIATPLMLGLKTDTGSFSFDSVSAETFEYAARLRAHGARLGWLGDQMAQNSHSYYLLLREVLGTMEFTHGGRVVMARVDDAMLARAGATWEDVESYVGLLRSAEGTVLAVMVKDFGDRVKLSLRSRGPVSAQNIAVALGGGGHVPAAGASRSEPYAQVRRDLDAAITAELARVDAQAN
- a CDS encoding serine hydrolase; translated protein: MRPTFPGRPGAARQVLAAALALGLSACQQPAAHRDPGKVAAPAGPAAAPSAVSPVSVPAALSPNVAATTPGTSPTGTPLSRAPLPELRGPRGCLTGAPAAAKAPAPPLPLSGRLGLWVAEIDPETLGVIRAVGTNPDSVFPLASTYKQAVLWALLREFDAGRLSPTERFDVTRGSQSLGAYPFDGMNVRDLSTRMIQWSDNTATDILHRRVGLGRVQAVADRLGLCRTRLILPTRDWWAAQSGLSATFSGTSRWAGATGAERLRLASLIDADARRYPAGYIQRQLDLYFDHRYRPADDLLAHNLSTPYELGTLLAHEFLRPGLSPRALRWQREVMALGFGRRALRAEAAGNVAFFGGKGGNGWRLLTYSGYFQTKDGRQVVYAFMQHGADQTYTMPNTRRAFAWINAGIDAVIGVQTPRPPAPKPGKPSGWKR
- a CDS encoding DegV family protein, which translates into the protein MTIAIVTDSTSDLSPQLCGQYGVRSVPLYVLFDGKMHKDGLEIRPAELFAGVRAGKKTPSTSQPSPAEFAAVYREALESADEVLSIHISSQLSGTVGSAQLAAQEFGGRVTVIDSRTVSMGLGLRVIRAAELAREGRSMAEIVAALDKVAPDADLRFTVDTLDFLRINGRIGGGAALLGSLLNIKPLLVVQGGRVESGGRARGSKKALQELHAHTAGYIARHGGARAAFLYTAGGEAAAQELAAGLGGAAFENLGAHEIGAVVATHAGPGAYGVALEPPR
- a CDS encoding heterodisulfide reductase-related iron-sulfur binding cluster, producing MLPTIHKIVFFLFALVAGGFGAWGFWRLYLRVGRGAPNTEARFDRLPERIGYALRVSLTQERTFRRRPWISVLHAFIFYGFVYYLLVNVVDGLEGYFHFSILSSNPLGAVYNVLADVLSFLVLVGVIGLVIRRFGTPSKRDFRFTEKTLIHPLIKQNYIARDGLIVSSFITFHVGSRILGNAAKMVAENREFGHYDAFQPLSSALGSALFGGLSDRAVEGWRIFGFWGALGSVLAFLSYFPYTKHIHIFMAPLNYALKRPVGSGVLPPMKGLEEAMEAEEPKLGAEKLEDLEWPRLLDAYSCIQCNRCQDVCPANATGKALSPAALEINKRMELNVIAAHPSPFTLRPAAYEGGASTAHPLLEFAINEESVWACTTCGACMQVCPVQDEQMLDIIDIRRHQVMVAGEFPAQLQTAFRGMERTSNPWGISRDKRLEWAEGLKVPTIDENPEPDVIYWVGCAAAYDPGAQKVARSFVQLLDKAGVNYAVLGKKEACTGDSARRAGNEFLYQTLAAENVETLNTVRPKLIVATCPHCMNAIGHEYKQLGGDYRTVHHTEYLETLVAAGKLPLAELGDHVTYHDPCYLGRHNGVYDAPRELISKMAGEVLSLERERDNSFCCGAGGAQFWKEEEEGRERVSDNRFRELQARLDTAAEASAEFERSGKVVAVGCPFCKAMLNSTPEKQKRDDIVVKDVAELMLESMQKATGVAVAPTGPDADAAPTEQPEVVSAPNARLPMHRTGDLPAAGGPGLAVGETGADVQGPQPGSPVQASAESGVQPEAQAAHPEAAAPRKSWKPKRDDVAGTAPAAPADVAPTGLVPARKAWNPKAAGDDVAGTAPAQDLPTAPAPATAGDSGRKAWKPKAAQASDDVAQTAPAAAPTDTAPARKAWTPRAKADDVSAAPVPASEAEAPVPGNAAPGDPAPAPARKAWTPRAKAEATAPAGTSPEDTTPTAPVPTTERKKWSPRAAAPADTRTTAEPTTPAPVADPGAADTAPGQASPEVPVAPEASLAPITEHVHLEQVGENLLEEGARATSEPGAGSRKKWQPKKKD